One window of the Xenopus tropicalis strain Nigerian chromosome 10, UCB_Xtro_10.0, whole genome shotgun sequence genome contains the following:
- the ppdpf gene encoding pancreatic progenitor cell differentiation and proliferation factor, with the protein MAAIPSSGSLVATHDYYRRRLGSTSSNSSCGSVDYSGEVIPHHPGLPKSDPGHWWASFFFGKSTHPSMTTVSESPESSGTFSISNGLIPCRLAQESLQKQKVGDPKSDSSPSA; encoded by the exons TCACTCGTCGCGACTCATGACTATTACCGCA GACGCCTGGGATCCACTTCCAGTAACAGCTCATGTGGGAGTGTGGACTACTCTGGAGAAGTCATCCCTCACCACCCAG GTCTCCCCAAATCTGATCCTGGTCACTGGTGGGCCAGCTTCTTCTTTGGAAAATCCACCCATCCTTCCATGACGACGGTCTCGGAGTCCCCAGAGAG CTCAGGAACCTTCAGTATCTCCAATGGACTGATTCCGTGCCGCCTGGCTCAGGAGTCTCTGCAGAAGCAAAAAGTCGGCGACCCCAAGTCTGACTCCAGCCCCTCTGCCTGA